CTCGCAATTTGTAACTTTGATTGGAGGTAAATATTTGTAATGCTCATAGTGGTTCCTTAAGGAAGCGGAGATAACCGACGCAGTGAAAACGACCACAAGACACCAGTCAGGTTCAGTAAGCCTTTGGTTGCTGAAACCATATACTGATCCGGGATATCTCTGTTACAATGAAAAGAGGCAATGTTGAGCAAAAATACTGAAAAGTTACTCTATATCCAGCATTAGTTTGAGTTTGGGATCCAATTTAAACACTCGCCCAATGCACACATCCGTAATATCTATCTGAGGCCAGTGCTCACTTTTTTCCCCAAAGCTGGGCATCTGTGTACTACAATGTGTAGAACTGACCTGAACCATTACATCATGCGGCCATAAAGTTCTGCAGCTAGGGCTGTCATTgtcgtttaatttaatttagcaGTTGTCACAGAAAGACTTGCAGTTAACATGTTATTGTCCCTTTCAGTTTGTTATATGCTGATGTTAGTTTTATATTTGTGGTGTAAATGCCAGTTTCATTTGGCTCCAGATCCATCAGATTGACAGCTCAATCTCCTTTTCCTTGTGGCTTAAATTGAAACTGCTCACAAGCGATACTGTGGTGTTCGGCCGTGCCTCCAAATGCAGTCATTGGCATTTTCGAAGTTAAGTACCGTTACAGGTGGATCAGTTATTGTCCACCTGGAGGATGCCagatgattgtgtgtgtgtgtgtgtgtgtgtgtgtgtgtggggtggtggggggggggggggggggggggggggggggggtaaatgtacaaaaagtaAAGAGACATATTTAAGACTAGGTAATAGTGTACGTTAAGTTGCCTGCATTAGTGACAGAGCATGTCTTTAGAATAGATTTGTTTAGGCAAAGAGTGCATGCAAAGTGTTaccaaaaaaaggaaagaaaagggctTCTAGCTAGTTTTGTTAGTTTCAGCTTGctcaaaaaaaaggttttctaaCTGAGCACTCAAACAAAAGGGGTCTTAAGGTGGATCACTTGAAAGTTGGGCAAAAGCACTGTTAACCCTTTGAAACACAAGGCAACAATCGGCTTCAACACAGCCAGCAGGTCCCGAGGCGTTCGATGCGGGGGTTGCGAACATCAATCGGATTATTCAGATTCAGTTTAAAACATGGAAATAGGGATGGAAGCATGACGTTTATGTTAGCCTCTAccagctgtttttttgttgttgttgtttttacacaGGTGAATGCAAACAGTCTGTGGTTCTAAGTCTTCAGGCAATTGTGTAAGTCGTTGTGAAAGGCTTTGCTGTGGTGCATAGAACCAAGTCTGCATCGAACTGGGAAGGAATTCACAACACTTTAATTTTTGTTGTATAAAAGGTGAAAACGGGTGATGTGCCCTGTTGGATTCTGCCTTTCCACTTTCTTGTAGTAGCAGTTGGCACAGCGTAACTTTGTTTCTTATATGTACTAGTGGGACCTTTTTAATTACAATTGTCTTCAACCAAGGTTTTGCAGAAATCTTAGGACACGCTGCTGCTCACATTACCAGCATCATTGATGCTTTCCTCAGATGAAGCTTCAACGCTGTTTTGCCATTTCAACTGACTTTGGGATGTTTGTCCTGGCATAAGCATGAAGGAAAGTTGCCTTTACTGTACAACTCCATGTGTCGCTTTACAAAAAGGACAGGTCTCTGCTGTTACTTCTTTTGCACTTATAGCCTACTCACAGCTAATAGTGGATGGCTGAAATCTGATTtacttattaatttattttcaggGCCAATTTACTACTCTTTAAACTATGTCTGTCTATGAATTTACTTAGATGTTGATTTCTGGATTGAATCACCGTTTTCTCTATTCAGGAGCTGTTGTCTTTGGCAAAGAGGAAGAGGGTCGATTCGGGTGAGCAGGAAGAGCCTGTTAACAAACCAGCAGCCTCTACAGACTCTGAGACATCCGACAGTGATGACGAGGTACAGCAGTCCTAGTATTTGCGCCTCAGTTTGGAACATATCTGGCACAAGTGAATGGACCACAATTcttaaaagtgaaagtgaaagtaaaaatagtttcaacttttttttttcccccagtggACTGTGGGCGGCGCCAAAGGCAAAAAGAAGGTTAAACCGGGGAAAGGCACTGAAAAAAAGAGCGCCACAAAGAAGAAGGTTAACAAAACAACAGCATCTGGCAGCTCAGATGGAGACAGCTCAGCGGACAGCTCTGCTCCAGAGGAGGGTATGTGTCCTCTTGCCGTTCATAGAGAAAATACGCTCGGTATTCCAACACCAGTTGGTTGACAAACTTCTCCCAAAGAGCTCAGCTGTGTGATTAGTGCATTTTTAATGTCTTGTGTTCCGAAAAATCAGTTCAGATGTGAACTAACTTATTTTAACAAAATGAATCCACACGGGTTTCATGGCAGCTTACACAAAGTGCAAAAACTTCCCATAAACTGTAAATTACACAGCACCAGGGTGCCATGTCCACAGATATTTTAGGTGGATGGGATTACATGACTCACGCACTCATCCCCTTTAGCCCAGGTGGAACCCAGCGGAGCATCTAAGctgttgtttatttgtgttaCACCGTCCTGTTACACACTGCACCCGTTAATGGAAAACTTTGAATTTAGTCAAGATGGGAAATTTCACGAGAAAATATTTATTCTCTCACAAACAGTTtaggtcaagttacttttaaaaagtaattagttacagttactagttactgctcccaaaaagtaattgagttagtaactcagttaccacattgtggTAACCacaagtaattagttactcagcaaagtaactgtggcgttattttttatgttctataacgctgttacgttctataacatctttaacatcatatgtttatattaactgattgaagagtaaaaacactatatacagtcatttagaacattcggtatttatttgaactcaatagattgcagcctgccatatgatgcataggaataaaaacataaatattgaatataaaatggtgatggtggtcacctgtttctgagCCGAAAAATCGAGTGTCGTTTGTTTttgagtggctccgtctccttcgctggggctcacgctagctgcattttggcttggggttgggttagctagctgcatttgggcttggggttgggttagctagctgcatttgggcttggggttgggttagctagctgcatttggacttggggttgggttagctagctgcatttggacttggggttgggttagctagctgcatttgggcttggggttgggttagctagctgcattttggcttggggttgggttagctagctgcatttgggcttggggttgggttagctagctgcatttgggcttggggttgggttagcagctgcagaagcaacaagtgcttcatattcacatgggttgatgtaaggtgcttcattagatttgagttacttgaggcagacgtggataaagtttttttccctgggcatagcgtgcatgttacatacacattcttgccttttatctccacgagtgagaagtagtgctgatacttccagttagagaacgctacctttgaacttccctggctcgtcgccgctgtcttgtgtgtgtttagtagtagtcgtcagcgcgtgcagcgagacagcgtgagcacagccaatcatcatcgcatttgcaacggtgtcatcatcctcacccctgctctctccagacagcatgcagctgatgtgtagccgaaagcctacaaccaaattgttgtaacgcgccactttatattctcagtaacgataacggcgttgtaacgatgggaaaagtcattaattagattacttcgttactggaaaaataacggcgttactaacggtgttatacttaaacgccgttactcccaacactgctcACAAATAATTAAAGTTTTGACTCCCTCGGCCAAGGAGAGGTTACTTTGATATTCCAGTTAAAAGAAGGCGATACAAAAGCTGcgtgaaacacagaaaagtGCATAAAATGTGAGATTTGGTTGAGAAAAAGCAGACTAGGTTCAAAAGAGAAGTAGAGTTTGGTCAAGCTTGAAGTTGTTTCCTGAAGAATTTTGTCCTGATggatgattatttatttattttctaattatAACTGTAACACTAACCTAACCTCGCGTAGCAGCAGGGCAGCGGGTGTCCTCCGCTACTGCAAATAAAACTGATCTACTGCATTTCCAAATTCTAATAGATATACGTAAAACTTTCAGGCGAGGTGTCGGATTCAGAGAGCAACAGCTCATCCTCCAGCTCCGACTCAGACTCCTCCGAAGACGAGGTGTTCAGGGACGGCTACGACGACGACTTGATGGGCGACGCTGAGGACAGGGCGCGTCTAGAGCAGATGACGGAGAAGGAAAGAGAGCAAGAGCTGTTTAACAGAATCGAGAAGAGAGAAGTGCTCAAGAGACGGTGAGTAGCATTAATGCTGGAGTAaagagccttttttttcttttttttaaccttaaaagAATAGCAAACGTGCATTAAAACTCAAAGACATTCATGCCGTGTGCAGAATTGTATTGCAGCATTGCTTCGCGTGAGCTTTGACTTTGTTCATTCGAACTCCCGTTTGTTTCCAAAGGTTTGAAATCAAGAAGAAGCTGAAGAcggcaaagaaaaaagaaaaagaggagaagaaaaagaagcaggaggaagagcaagaaaaaaggaaacaatcTCAGGTTCAAGACACTCAAGTGGTGAGTCCAGTTTTGAAAGATTATTTAACAGATCACATGATGATGATGTGTAGGATTAGGCCTCAATTCTCAGGGTGATGTCAAATCTTggggtaaataaaaaaaacaactcaggtACACCATTATTTCTAAACGGCTTAATTGATTAaatattgatttgattttaaataaacattatatgtacatattttatttctttactgttttgtttatgtGGCTGTAATTTCCGTTCGTCTTTAGGTCATGTCACACAACAAGGAAAGACGATCCAAACATGACGAAAAACTGGACAAAAAGTCCCAGGCCATGGAGGAACTGAAAGCTGAAcgtgagaagaagaaaaataaaacaggtcGGTGAGCTTTTTACACTCCTCTGtgacttttttgttgttgtgagaATTCGAGCGGCTTTAATAGCTGACGTCTCCTCTCTCCGCAGCCGAGCTGCTGGCCAAACGGGAGCCGCTGAAGACGAGCGAAGTTTACTCTGACgacgaggaggaagaggaggaagatgatgaCAAGTCGTCGGTCAAAAGTGATCGGAGTTCGCGTTCGTCGTCTTACGACGATGACGAGTAAGCGCTGTTAGGCGGCACATTCACCTCAGTCGCGGGCTTGTCTCGCAGTTTCCGGGTAACTTCTTGCGCCGCATTCTGCTTACAGAAAAGAGGAGACTCCGCCAAAGTCGCAGCCCGTTTCACTACCAGAGGAGCTCAACAGGATCCGCCTGTCCAGACACAAGCTGGAGCGCTGGTGCCACATGCCCTTCTTTGCAAAGACTGTGACTGGCTGCTTTGTGAGGATAGGCATTGGGAACAGCAGCAGTAAACCGGTTTATAGGGTGAGCTTGACTTTTAGGTCGCGTCTCTTAGGTTTAGATGACAGGACGCTCCAATATGTTGACGATACTGAAGATCAGAGATGAATTAGAAAGTAGATTTTGTTTGATAAAGATTTGATTGAATTTTATTTCCTCACATTGAAAGGTTGCCGAAATTGTGGATGTTGTAGAGACAGCAAAAGTTTACCAACTTGGAACAACGCGGACAAACAAGGGATTACAGTTGAGGTGGGTATCGTATCATGAATGCGTTGAAAGTAATTAAATTGGTACTTTAGAATAATTTAATTGGCCTTTTGCTTCATTATCCCCTAAACAGTGACCCTCTAATGCTGTAAATCTTCCTCAGACACGGTGCCGACACGCGGGTTTTCAGGCTTGAGTTCGTATCAAATCAAGAATTCACAGAAAGTGAATTCATGAAGTGGAAAGAGGCCGTAAGTGGATTTAAAGATTCGATTAATGGACTACTGTACCTAATACTGTACCTAATTGGAGTAAGACTGCTTCAATTGAAATGTTCTGTCTGCAGATGATTATTGCCGGAATGCAGGTACCAACCCTTGATGAAATTACCAAGAAGGAACAGTCCATCAAGGAAGCTCTCAACTACAAGTTTAATGACAAAGACATTGAGGATGTGAGTCAGTTTTGCAAGATGTTCACTGATTCCTCTGGTCTCATGCTGTGTGAACCGAAACGAACCACTTTTATCCACACTCTCTGCAGATCGTAAAAGAGAAGGACAGATTCAGAAAAGCACCACCAAATTACGCCATGAAGAAAACGCAGTTACTCAAAGATAAGGTAAAAGGGAGTCAAATTGTTTACACATTGCaatcttaaaatgtttaaatttaGACGTTGTTCCTGCTCTCTTGTACGTTGTCTGAGAACAGCTGTCAGGATTGTCGGTGTCACCGGTTTGTGGCCATTCagaaatgattgtgttttgaTTGAAGGCCATGGCAGAGGAGAACGGAGACGGCGAGAAGGTGAAAGTGATCCAGGACGAGTTAAATGAACTTGAGGAAAGGGCAGAAGCACTTGACAGACAGAGGACCAAGAACATCTCTGCCATCAGGTACATGCAAGTGACGGTTCTAGATGTGATGACTCCTTTCTAAACAGTTGAGGTTATACGTTGCTAAGAAGTACGTTATGGAAAATATAGCCTCTGTTTAAAAGCTCAGGGATATTAGCATTTCTTGTTCTAATTTTAACTTTTGTCCTTGATGTTATTATTTTCATTGCTTTGTTTCTATCTTTGACTCTCAAACTGTTGTTGTCCAGCTACATTAATCAGAGGAACAGAAGTTGGAACATTGTTGAATCTGAGAAAGCTCTTGTGGTAAGTGTCCACTTCATCTGACACCAGCCTCGTTCATCCGCCTTTTCATGTATACTGATACTGACTTTTTCAAAGCTGCCAAGTGGATTCTTGCTGACTGAATAAACACAGACAGCATCGTGGGAAATAATTATTTTGAGCACAGTTGGTTTTCGATTCAAAACgataaaaaggaaagaaaaagcgaTCAACAATGTCGTGTTTTGTTGGAAGACGTGCTGGTCACACTCACCCTCCTGTTATTGTGATTATTCACATGAATCCCAATAAGTACTTTAATGACTACATGAAAGTAACAGAGCATTGCTCTCAGAGTAAGAGAATTATGGGACGGTCCATGCTAAACACGGCTATAAAGGAAGCATTGAAGCTACTTACTAATTCAGCTAGCTGCTGTCATGGCTACCACTAAGTTACttttaagtttttgttttatgtattttgcattttttttaagttagttTTTTCCATTCACTTTGGTACCTTACTAAACTAAATGTGTCACGCCTCCAGCCTGTGAGAGCCTGTGGAAATGCTAGTATAGCATTAACATTAGCCACGTACGTTTTGGTTCACAGCAGCGTGTGCTAGTAGATTTGTATGTTGGATGTTAAGGAAGATGTGTCTTCACCCCTTTATTTTGCTGGAGCTTGAGTCTATTGTCCAAGGTGTGATGATGATAAAAAAtatgtctgtttttgtttttctgtgtatttTCCAACAGGCTGAAGGACAGAATGCCAAAAACCAACAAATGGACCCGTTCACGCGAAGACAGTGCAAACCAACCATGGTGTCTAATGTAAGTTATCTGTGATCATTTTTGGAACAGCTGTTGTTTGTGTGGAATCGACCGCTTGATTTTTCATTAAATCTCTCCTTTTAAAGATTACTTTAAAAGTAATGAGTGTCAGTTGTGATGATGTTAATTGATGTTTGAGGAATATAGTTCTTGAAACTGGCATGAAGGGATTTGCAAGAGGGATTGGGATTTCAGAAAATAGTCGTGATTTATAGACTGATGCTCGTTTCACGTCAGTATTTGGTGATCAGTTTGATCCTCACCAGAGGATCTTTGTTGCGTCCGACCCTTGCCCTCACATGTTGATTCTGATCCATTGATGTATGCTCAGATCGGCCCTAACGTTGGCCAGGATCATCCCTGCTATATGTTTAGGGTGATAAATCTACTTTTTAGTTTTAGTCCTTTTAGCCCGCCTCTCCTTTGTTCTGCAGGCCAGAGATCCATCAGTCCATGCAGCTATTCTCGCCCACCTGAACCAGAAGTACGGCTCTGGGTCAGATGCAGCAGAAAATGCTAGTGACGAGAAGAACAAACTGGTAAGCTGGACACACACACCCTGAACTTCGAGAGTGAGCACAGACCTTCACTTCTTAAACTAGAGTTTGTTTAGTTACGTGAAAATAACGACAACTCCCGGGTCTAAAGGATTGTCATGCACATTGCATGGGGCCTGTACATTTTAATCAAATTATGCTTGGAAAGACAATGTTCAAGATTTGTTAAGACGTGTCAAATGTTGCGTTAAAGAGTAAGCGTTCATTTGATGCTGTAGTCCTTGTTTGTCAAATTTCTTTGCTAGCTTGGTGTCTGGCAGGATTTAACTCTTACAAGCGACAAAGCAAAGTGTACTTCACTTTGCAGAAGATGTTCCGCTCACTAATCAAAGCGATGTTACATaacttgtttctcttttctcttttggtAAAGGATCAAGCTAACCTAAAAGACAAAGATCTCCCCAAGCCAACCACTGACCTCTCAGAAGATTTGTTTAAAGTTCATGATTTTGATGTTAAGATTGACCTACAAGTTCCTAATGCAGGTGAGATGGTTTCCCAGCAAAAGCACAAAGTGTCTGCCACTGACTGTCATAGCAATGTTGCACAGATGCATGATTTCTTATGATTTCCTCTTTCCACAGAGGCAAAGTCTCTGTCTGTGAGCTCCAACGCGCTACCAGTGAAGGACGGTGCCCCCCGCAGGTCCCTCAATCTGGAGGACTACAAGAAGAGGAGGGGCCTGATCTGATCTCACTCAGAAACCACATTGCATGTGTAATTGGTCGTTCTGGGGagagtatgtatgtatgtatgtatgtatgtatgtatgtaggtaTGTGCGCGTTTAGTTGAGAGAAAGTGAGCGTGTGTGTATGAATGACACTTGAAgaatgtgtgtttgagtgttgaTGCAACAGGCTGTTCATCCAAACAGAGGAAATACTGAttgaaaaaagacatttttctcAAAGGATCTCTCTTGGAAGAAACTTGTCCAGGTATCTGTTGTTTTTGCATTATCACAGATACACTTGTGTACTgtggggttttgttttgtttagtttttgtttctcaaTCTTAACCTCCCCCCATGCTCCTCTGGAGTTCTTCAAAAGGACGGAATTTGTGGATTATTACCTTGGACAAGGATGCCACCATAAAGGACTTAGGttgttgtcattttgaaatTACTGGACATTTGTTGAGTGGATCAGCTTGTCCCAACCAATAAAGAATTGATGTATATCTTTTATCCTCCCTTAAATGTAGGAAAATCTGCCCTTGCTGTCCATCCTGAAATTGAAGAGCCTTTTGGGCTTTTGCAGAGTGTAGATGAGTACCATTTTTGACTTGAGCATAACTTGGCCCTACATGACAAATATGAAAAATTCAGTACACGTCAGCTGGAGATTTGTCACTTTTTAAGTCTTTGAAATAGCCCATTTTAAGATGAACTCTTTTTCTATGGTTGGTCCTGTTATAAAAACGTTGCTTCATTTTGGTTATTTCTTGTTTGGTAGTTCATGGGAGTAACTCCTCTGCCCTTAAGTTCCAGAGAAGATCTAAATGTTATCGATTGTGTCCATAGTCAGTTCCTGTATTGATGTGGCATGCCATGTAAATATGCATTTTCGAGTGAGTGCGGAACAAATAAAGAGGCACTGTTTCATaaaattatgtgtgtgtttgtttgcttttccaAAAATGAGTATATGACAATCCAACTCCTCTGGTGAGTGTATCTTTCCAAGATATTCATTTTCAGTTGAATAAACCAGGCTGAGATTACTCTTACAGCCTATGGTAATTATACTCACTGGTTGTAGTTTGTTTAATTTAGGAATTTACTCTTATTCAGCAGCTTAAAATCTTTCCATGTTAATTGTATTTCAGAAATATGTTTCTTAAAACTAGGTAAATTACTTAAtaagaagacaaaaaacaattttaaaaaaatgctcctGTTTGTGAACATGTCCAttcgactttttttttctttaaacggTAGTTCAGTAGAGTGCGTGTCATTGGTTaatttctgatcaggcttctgTGACGACGCTCTGTTGTAGGGTCCTTGTTTGGAGCGCTTCCTGGTCCACGTATAGAGAAGCTTACCAATATACCGTTGACAGATAATGACATTTGACCATGTTTATCGTAacggtttttctttttcatgtttaactATCAAAGCTCGGTGATAGCCCAGT
This region of Odontesthes bonariensis isolate fOdoBon6 chromosome 17, fOdoBon6.hap1, whole genome shotgun sequence genomic DNA includes:
- the rtf1 gene encoding RNA polymerase-associated protein RTF1 homolog codes for the protein MVNVKKRKGRVIDSDSEDSASDDNLDQELLSLAKRKRVDSGEQEEPVNKPAASTDSETSDSDDEWTVGGAKGKKKVKPGKGTEKKSATKKKVNKTTASGSSDGDSSADSSAPEEGEVSDSESNSSSSSSDSDSSEDEVFRDGYDDDLMGDAEDRARLEQMTEKEREQELFNRIEKREVLKRRFEIKKKLKTAKKKEKEEKKKKQEEEQEKRKQSQVQDTQVVMSHNKERRSKHDEKLDKKSQAMEELKAEREKKKNKTAELLAKREPLKTSEVYSDDEEEEEEDDDKSSVKSDRSSRSSSYDDDEKEETPPKSQPVSLPEELNRIRLSRHKLERWCHMPFFAKTVTGCFVRIGIGNSSSKPVYRVAEIVDVVETAKVYQLGTTRTNKGLQLRHGADTRVFRLEFVSNQEFTESEFMKWKEAMIIAGMQVPTLDEITKKEQSIKEALNYKFNDKDIEDIVKEKDRFRKAPPNYAMKKTQLLKDKAMAEENGDGEKVKVIQDELNELEERAEALDRQRTKNISAISYINQRNRSWNIVESEKALVAEGQNAKNQQMDPFTRRQCKPTMVSNARDPSVHAAILAHLNQKYGSGSDAAENASDEKNKLDQANLKDKDLPKPTTDLSEDLFKVHDFDVKIDLQVPNAEAKSLSVSSNALPVKDGAPRRSLNLEDYKKRRGLI